A single genomic interval of Chloroflexota bacterium harbors:
- a CDS encoding tyrosine-type recombinase/integrase, whose protein sequence is MVNRQNYLLAKKHLCYLREVMQLHEHSVSRYWFYLRHALLWMDETPLASAPGLRPTFPDYLTSIGAAGETGSLAPSTLKKIILTTKRFANWAKATYSQEYRHLPLAWIDSLRPPRRAQQPLANDHVFVTLDEVLKLVSAPVDKNNLALRRDQAAAAMLYLSGMRASAFCSLPLEAVDLKTRTIKQWPSLGVKTKNSKSATTYLLEQPELLTVVEKWDAFARSNLLPTAMWYTPIISRWGEQTLSPDRCGEDRNIALGKRLRKLFVVAGLEYKSPHKFRHGHAVYALQRAQTMADYKAVSMNLMHEDIRVTDGIYAPLLSDEVRRRIASLGGHPAPSPAVESALSQSLHSLSKSQMVEALHALAEALAR, encoded by the coding sequence ATGGTTAACCGGCAAAATTATCTTCTGGCCAAAAAGCACCTGTGCTATCTTCGCGAAGTGATGCAACTCCACGAACACTCGGTCAGCCGCTACTGGTTCTATCTCCGCCACGCTTTGCTATGGATGGACGAAACGCCTCTGGCGAGCGCCCCAGGCCTGCGCCCCACCTTTCCAGACTATTTGACCTCTATTGGCGCCGCCGGTGAAACGGGTTCACTGGCTCCCTCAACCTTGAAGAAAATCATCCTGACTACTAAACGTTTCGCCAATTGGGCCAAGGCAACTTACTCACAGGAATACCGCCACCTTCCGTTAGCGTGGATAGACTCTCTCCGTCCCCCGCGACGTGCTCAGCAACCTCTGGCAAACGATCACGTGTTCGTCACACTCGACGAAGTTCTCAAGCTGGTTAGCGCCCCAGTTGATAAAAACAACCTGGCGCTCCGGCGCGATCAAGCGGCGGCGGCCATGCTCTACCTCTCAGGCATGCGAGCCAGCGCCTTTTGTTCTCTGCCGCTCGAAGCTGTTGATCTGAAAACCAGAACCATCAAGCAATGGCCGTCTTTGGGAGTGAAGACAAAGAACAGCAAATCTGCGACCACCTATCTTCTGGAACAACCCGAACTTTTAACCGTCGTTGAAAAGTGGGATGCCTTCGCCCGGTCAAACCTCCTCCCAACGGCGATGTGGTACACGCCCATCATTAGCCGTTGGGGGGAGCAGACGTTATCGCCCGATCGTTGCGGCGAAGACCGCAATATTGCCCTGGGTAAGCGGCTTCGTAAACTCTTCGTCGTTGCCGGGCTTGAGTACAAGTCGCCGCATAAGTTCCGTCATGGTCATGCCGTCTATGCTCTGCAACGCGCCCAGACAATGGCCGACTATAAGGCTGTCAGCATGAACCTGATGCACGAGGACATTCGCGTTACTGATGGAATCTATGCGCCGCTTTTGAGCGACGAAGTGCGACGACGGATCGCCAGCCTGGGCGGCCATCCAGCTCCTTCACCTGCTGTGGAAAGCGCCCTCAGCCAGAGCTTACATAGCCTGTCCAAAAGTCAGATGGTCGAAGCTCTGCACGCTCTGGCTGAGGCGTTGGCCCGTTGA